The following coding sequences lie in one Arachis ipaensis cultivar K30076 chromosome B03, Araip1.1, whole genome shotgun sequence genomic window:
- the LOC110262348 gene encoding uncharacterized protein LOC110262348 isoform X1: MASEEDKALPLVNTDDEPDSHMINKMATVESEISEKEKEEIRLLYERAERRRGPAISYFPRRSNNPPNKSPGREADLALNVQKLRSELIHLGLFDEEAPRRTFQRRSLLHKDQQQ, translated from the exons atggcatcGGAGGAAGACAAGGCGCTGCCTCTCGTGAATACTGATGACGAGCCGGACTCCCACATGATTAATAAG ATGGCAACGGTGGAGTCTGAGATTtctgagaaagagaaagaggagaTACGCCTACTTTATGAGAGAGCAGAAAGAAGAAGGGGGCCCGCCATCAGCTACTTTCCCCGTCGTTCCAACAACCCTCCAAATAAG TCTCCTGGTCGAGAAGCAGACCTTGCATTAAATGTGCAGAAACTACGATCAGAACTGATTCACCTCGGCCTATTTGATGAGGAAGCCCCAAGAAGAACATTCCAAAGGAGAAGCCTCCTACATAAGGACCAACAGCAATAG